The DNA segment GCCAAGGTCGGCCTGGGCACAGGGTGGCGGGGGCGCGGGTTGTGCCTGAGGCCAAGAGTGAATAAGAATGTGCCATTCGGCGCGTCTATAGGGGTGTCGCGCTTGAAATTCGGGCGTTTAGCCTCGCGTCCCAAGCAGGGGAGAGTCACGTGAAGAACTTATTCGCTACCCACGCCGGATGGGCCAATTTCTTCCTGAGAGTCACCTTAGGGGTAGTAATGTTTCCCCATGGCGCGCAGAAAGTCCTGGGCTGGTTCGGCGGCCATGGGCCTGCCGCCACCTACCATCAGTTCGTGTACTCTTACCACGTCACGCCTTTCCTGGTGGTGTTGGTCTTCACAGCCGAGTTCGCCGGCTCAATCGGGTTGATTTTCGGCTTTCTAACTCGGATCGCGGCTTTTGGCATCTTTTGCGACATGATCGGCGCCATCATGATGGTTCATCGCTTCAACGGTTTTTTCATGAATTGGAGCGGCAAACAGCGTGGCGAGGGCATCGAATATCATCTCCTGGTGTTGGCTATGTGCCTGGCCTTGATGATCGCCGGTGCCGGCAAGCTCTCGTTGGATAAGGCGATCGCTGGCTCGCAGGCCAAGAAGGAGAGCGGCGCGGATTGATCCCGCGGGTGGCCGACCCCCATGACTGACGGCGGGCAAGCCA comes from the Candidatus Binataceae bacterium genome and includes:
- a CDS encoding DoxX family protein; the protein is MKNLFATHAGWANFFLRVTLGVVMFPHGAQKVLGWFGGHGPAATYHQFVYSYHVTPFLVVLVFTAEFAGSIGLIFGFLTRIAAFGIFCDMIGAIMMVHRFNGFFMNWSGKQRGEGIEYHLLVLAMCLALMIAGAGKLSLDKAIAGSQAKKESGAD